The proteins below come from a single Streptomyces sp. M92 genomic window:
- a CDS encoding deoxyguanosinetriphosphate triphosphohydrolase → MEGTGTPPPYDPTSVARYAPEPDKRPGRTAFQRDRARILHSAALRRLAGKTQVVAPGEGNPMWDASPRTRLTHSLECAQVGRELGAALGCDADLVEAACLAHDLGHPPFGHNGEQALNDFAEDCGGFEGNAQSLRLLTRIEPKRFTDVGSVGLNLTRATLDAATKYPWPRGAHPTDPASPKFGVYDDDRPVFAWLREDAPGARTCFEAQVMDWADDVAYSVHDVEDGLHAGHIDPNCLLADPERETVFAAAVGRYVPDGTDHAELAAALDRLLAQDWWPHGYDGSAVAQARLKDATSQLIGRFCLAAESATRAAYGGGRLTRYTAELVVPRATRMECAVLKAVAFRYVMQRTEQERLRADQRVVVAELAEALTARAPDGLDPQFRALFDTAADDRARKRVIVDQIASLTDASARSLHARLTGHP, encoded by the coding sequence ATGGAAGGCACAGGCACCCCACCCCCGTACGACCCCACATCAGTGGCCCGCTACGCCCCCGAGCCCGACAAGCGCCCCGGCCGCACCGCCTTCCAGCGTGATCGCGCCCGCATCCTGCACTCCGCCGCCCTGCGCCGCCTCGCCGGAAAGACGCAGGTCGTCGCGCCGGGCGAGGGCAACCCCATGTGGGACGCCAGCCCCCGCACCCGCCTCACCCACTCCCTGGAATGCGCCCAGGTGGGCCGCGAGCTCGGCGCCGCCCTCGGCTGCGATGCCGACCTCGTCGAGGCCGCCTGCCTCGCCCACGACCTGGGCCACCCGCCCTTCGGCCACAACGGCGAACAGGCGCTGAACGACTTCGCCGAGGACTGCGGCGGCTTCGAGGGCAACGCCCAGTCGCTGCGGCTCCTCACCCGCATCGAGCCCAAACGGTTCACCGACGTCGGCTCCGTCGGCCTCAACCTCACCCGCGCCACCCTCGACGCCGCCACCAAGTACCCGTGGCCCCGGGGCGCCCATCCCACCGACCCGGCGTCCCCCAAGTTCGGCGTCTACGACGACGACCGGCCCGTCTTCGCGTGGCTCCGCGAGGACGCCCCCGGCGCCCGCACCTGCTTCGAGGCGCAGGTCATGGACTGGGCCGACGACGTGGCGTACTCCGTGCACGACGTCGAGGACGGCCTGCACGCCGGCCACATCGACCCGAACTGCCTGCTCGCCGACCCCGAGCGGGAGACGGTCTTCGCCGCGGCCGTCGGGCGGTACGTCCCGGACGGCACCGACCACGCCGAACTCGCCGCCGCCCTCGACCGCCTCCTCGCCCAGGACTGGTGGCCGCACGGCTACGACGGCTCGGCCGTCGCCCAGGCCCGGCTGAAGGACGCCACCAGCCAGCTCATCGGCCGGTTCTGCCTCGCCGCCGAGTCCGCCACCCGGGCCGCGTACGGGGGCGGGCGGCTCACCCGGTACACCGCCGAACTGGTGGTCCCCCGCGCCACCCGCATGGAGTGCGCCGTCCTCAAGGCGGTCGCCTTCCGGTACGTCATGCAGCGCACCGAGCAGGAGCGGCTCCGCGCCGACCAGCGCGTCGTCGTCGCCGAGCTGGCCGAGGCGCTCACCGCCCGCGCCCCGGACGGACTCGACCCGCAGTTCCGCGCGCTGTTCGACACGGCCGCCGACGACCGCGCCCGCAAACGGGTGATCGTCGACCAGATCGCCTCCCTCACCGACGCCTCGGCGCGCTCGCTTCACGCCCGCCTGACGGGGCATCCATGA
- a CDS encoding sirohydrochlorin chelatase, translating into MTATTPMGRTTGTATPGGTPALVVVAHGSRDPRALSTVRALLDRVRALRPALPVHLGHIELNAPLLPDTLAALGHREAVLVPLLLSRGHHVKRDIPEMAEASPAHTRVAAPLGPHPLLVDALHDNLLEAGWPLHAPRDAAVVLAAAGSRDPDSRTDTDRTASLLSARLGVPVLPAYASAAAPTVPQAVRTLTARGYRDVAVASYFTAPGRFATESTTAAPWIASAPLGTHPAMAHLLLHRYDQVLEEDGDNNAPEGARGCIDCGSAARARPATTGPALARQPHPAHA; encoded by the coding sequence ATGACGGCGACGACACCGATGGGCAGGACCACCGGCACGGCGACCCCCGGCGGCACCCCCGCCCTGGTCGTCGTCGCCCACGGCAGCCGCGACCCGCGCGCCCTGAGCACCGTACGGGCGCTGCTCGACCGGGTCCGCGCCCTGCGCCCCGCCCTCCCGGTGCACCTCGGCCACATCGAGCTGAACGCCCCGCTCCTCCCCGACACCCTGGCCGCGCTCGGCCACCGCGAGGCGGTCCTCGTCCCCCTCCTCCTCAGCCGGGGCCACCACGTCAAACGGGACATCCCGGAGATGGCCGAAGCCTCCCCGGCCCACACTCGCGTGGCCGCCCCGCTCGGTCCGCACCCCCTCCTCGTGGACGCCCTGCACGACAACCTCCTGGAGGCCGGCTGGCCCCTCCACGCCCCGCGGGACGCAGCCGTCGTCCTCGCCGCGGCGGGCTCCCGCGACCCGGACTCCAGAACCGACACGGACCGCACGGCATCGCTCCTGTCCGCCCGCCTCGGCGTCCCGGTCCTCCCGGCGTACGCCTCGGCGGCGGCCCCGACGGTGCCGCAGGCCGTACGCACGCTGACCGCCCGCGGCTACCGCGACGTCGCCGTCGCCTCGTACTTCACGGCCCCGGGCCGCTTCGCGACGGAGTCCACGACAGCCGCCCCGTGGATCGCGTCGGCCCCCCTGGGCACCCACCCGGCAATGGCCCACCTCCTCCTCCACCGCTACGACCAGGTACTCGAAGAAGACGGTGACAACAACGCACCTGAAGGGGCGCGGGGCTGTATCGATTGCGGCTCCGCCGCGCGGGCGCGACCAGCCACAACCGGACCCGCGCTCGCCCGACAACCTCACCCGGCACACGCATAG
- a CDS encoding SanA/YdcF family protein, translating to MRRWRPRRPRLPRTRKGQRRLVRAVVAGCVLALLPMTWLYVVTGDRLRTAADVPRTDVAVVFGAGLWDGEPSPYLAHRLDAAAGLYRAGRVEVVLVTGDNSREEYDEPDAMRAYLVRHGVPDGRIVSDYAGFDTWDSCVRAKKIFGVDRAVLISQGFHIRRAVALCQEAGVASYGVGVDDRHDLTWYYGGAREILAAGKAALDAVFEPDPHFLGPREPGVERALAGAR from the coding sequence ATGCGCCGCTGGAGACCTCGCAGACCGCGCCTTCCGCGCACCCGGAAGGGGCAGCGGCGGCTGGTGCGGGCGGTGGTGGCCGGGTGTGTGCTGGCGCTGCTGCCGATGACATGGCTGTACGTCGTGACGGGTGACCGGCTGCGTACCGCCGCCGACGTGCCCCGTACCGACGTCGCGGTCGTGTTCGGCGCGGGGCTGTGGGACGGGGAGCCGTCGCCGTACCTCGCGCACCGGCTGGACGCGGCGGCCGGGCTGTACCGCGCGGGCCGGGTCGAGGTGGTGCTCGTCACCGGGGACAACAGCCGCGAGGAGTACGACGAGCCGGACGCCATGCGCGCGTACCTGGTCCGGCACGGGGTGCCCGACGGGCGGATCGTCAGCGACTACGCGGGCTTCGACACCTGGGACTCCTGCGTCCGCGCGAAGAAGATCTTCGGTGTGGACCGGGCCGTGCTGATCAGCCAGGGCTTCCACATCCGGCGGGCGGTGGCCCTGTGCCAGGAGGCGGGGGTGGCGTCGTACGGCGTCGGGGTCGACGACCGGCACGACCTCACCTGGTACTACGGGGGCGCGCGGGAGATCCTCGCGGCGGGCAAGGCGGCGCTGGACGCGGTCTTCGAGCCGGATCCGCACTTCCTCGGGCCGAGGGAGCCCGGGGTGGAGCGCGCCCTGGCCGGTGCGCGCTGA
- a CDS encoding molybdopterin oxidoreductase family protein: MQNTAAPTPTHCPYCALQCGMNLTPAADGTVELSERANFPVNRGALCGKGRTAPAVLSSGVRLTSPLVRSGEGVLVPAGWDESLGRIAGNLARTRAEYGAEALGVFGGGGLTNEKAYALGKFARVVLGTSQIDYNGRFCMSSAAAAGTKAFGLDRGLPFPLEDIPRTGCVILVGSNPAETMPPSLRYFTELRENGGTLIVVDPRRTRTAEQADLHLAPRPGTDLALALGMLHLVVAEGRVDAEYVEERTAGWEEARAAAMAHWPEHVERITGVSVPELREAVRLFCAPEAAMVLTARGPEQQAKGTDTVGAWINLCLATGRAGRPLSGYGCLTGQGNGQGGREHGQKADQLPGYRKLTDPAARRHVAGVWGVDPDSLPGPGRSAYELLDALGTDIRSLLVMGSNPVVSAPRAAHVEGRLRSLDFLAVCDVVLSETAALADVVLPVTQWAEETGTTTSLEGRVLLRRRAITPPDGVRSDLEVLHGLAGRLGVEKGFPTDPEEVFEELRRASAGGPADYSGIDYRRLADEDGVFWPCPAPEGADAGDGATGAERAADTAEADRTTGTTATDRTAGTAATPGPHPGTPRLFLDRFATGDGRARFVPVSHRPSAEEPDDEYPVLLTTGRVVAQYQSGAQTRRVDELNAAAPGPFVELHPRLAARLGAAEGDPVAVVSRRGRAVAPARITSGIRPDTVFMPFHWPGEGRANTLTNPALDPTSRMPEFKVCAVRVEAVAGP; the protein is encoded by the coding sequence ATGCAGAACACCGCCGCGCCCACGCCCACCCACTGCCCGTACTGCGCGCTGCAGTGCGGGATGAATCTGACGCCCGCCGCCGACGGCACCGTCGAGCTGTCCGAGCGCGCCAACTTCCCGGTGAACCGGGGCGCGCTGTGCGGCAAGGGGCGGACGGCGCCGGCGGTGCTCTCGTCGGGCGTGCGGCTGACCTCGCCGCTGGTGCGGTCGGGCGAGGGGGTACTGGTGCCGGCGGGCTGGGACGAGTCGCTGGGGCGGATCGCCGGGAACCTGGCCCGTACGCGGGCGGAGTACGGCGCGGAAGCGCTGGGGGTGTTCGGCGGGGGCGGACTGACCAACGAGAAGGCGTACGCGCTGGGGAAGTTCGCCCGGGTGGTGCTGGGCACCTCGCAGATCGACTACAACGGGCGGTTCTGCATGTCGTCGGCCGCGGCGGCCGGCACTAAGGCCTTCGGGCTGGACCGGGGGCTGCCGTTCCCGCTGGAGGACATCCCGAGGACCGGGTGCGTGATCCTCGTCGGGTCGAACCCGGCGGAGACCATGCCGCCGTCCCTGCGCTACTTCACCGAGCTGCGCGAGAACGGCGGCACGCTGATCGTCGTCGACCCGCGGCGGACGAGGACCGCGGAACAGGCCGACCTGCACCTCGCGCCCCGGCCCGGCACGGACCTCGCGCTCGCGCTGGGCATGCTGCACCTGGTCGTCGCCGAGGGGCGGGTGGACGCGGAGTACGTCGAGGAGCGCACGGCGGGCTGGGAGGAGGCGCGGGCGGCGGCGATGGCGCACTGGCCGGAGCACGTGGAGCGGATCACGGGGGTGTCCGTCCCGGAGCTGCGGGAGGCGGTGCGGCTGTTCTGCGCCCCGGAGGCGGCGATGGTGCTGACCGCGCGCGGGCCCGAGCAGCAGGCCAAGGGGACGGACACGGTGGGCGCGTGGATCAACCTGTGCCTGGCGACCGGGCGGGCCGGGCGGCCGCTGTCGGGGTACGGCTGTCTGACCGGGCAGGGCAACGGACAGGGCGGGCGCGAGCACGGGCAGAAGGCCGACCAGCTGCCGGGCTACCGCAAGCTGACCGACCCGGCGGCGCGGCGGCACGTGGCCGGGGTGTGGGGTGTGGACCCCGACTCGCTGCCGGGTCCGGGGCGCAGTGCGTACGAGCTGCTGGACGCGCTGGGGACGGACATCAGGTCGCTGCTGGTGATGGGGTCCAACCCGGTGGTGTCGGCGCCTCGCGCGGCGCATGTCGAGGGGCGGCTGCGGTCGCTGGACTTCCTCGCCGTGTGCGACGTGGTGCTCTCCGAGACGGCGGCGCTGGCGGACGTGGTCCTGCCGGTGACGCAGTGGGCGGAGGAGACGGGGACCACGACCAGCCTGGAGGGCCGGGTACTGCTGCGGCGGCGGGCGATCACACCGCCGGACGGCGTCCGCAGCGACCTGGAGGTGCTGCACGGGCTGGCCGGCCGGCTCGGCGTGGAGAAGGGCTTCCCGACCGACCCCGAGGAGGTCTTCGAGGAACTGCGCCGGGCGAGCGCGGGCGGTCCGGCGGACTACTCCGGGATCGACTACCGTCGGCTGGCGGATGAGGACGGGGTGTTCTGGCCGTGTCCGGCGCCGGAGGGGGCGGACGCCGGTGACGGGGCCACCGGGGCGGAGCGGGCCGCCGACACGGCCGAAGCCGACCGGACCACCGGAACCACCGCGACCGACCGGACGGCCGGCACCGCCGCGACACCCGGCCCCCACCCGGGCACCCCCCGCCTCTTCCTCGACCGTTTCGCCACCGGCGACGGCCGGGCCCGGTTCGTCCCCGTCTCGCACCGGCCGAGCGCCGAGGAGCCGGACGACGAGTACCCGGTGCTGCTGACGACCGGCCGGGTCGTGGCCCAGTACCAGTCGGGGGCGCAGACCCGGCGGGTGGACGAGCTGAACGCCGCCGCGCCCGGCCCCTTCGTGGAGCTGCACCCCCGGCTGGCGGCGCGGCTCGGGGCGGCCGAGGGCGATCCGGTGGCCGTCGTGTCGCGGCGCGGGCGGGCGGTGGCCCCGGCCCGGATCACCTCCGGCATCCGGCCCGACACGGTGTTCATGCCCTTCCACTGGCCGGGCGAGGGCCGCGCCAACACCCTGACCAACCCGGCCCTCGACCCGACCTCCCGGATGCCGGAGTTCAAGGTGTGCGCGGTGCGGGTGGAGGCGGTGGCGGGGCCGTAG
- a CDS encoding class F sortase → MRRIGNSAIAAVTALALCSGAWLLLDGTGAEAPPQPSAAQAARAGAGQAGRAPVAPALPPSPPDRVRIPAIGVDAPMTGLGLTPSGSLDVPPAEDENLAGWYEAGTTPGETGTAIVAGHVDNAEGPAVFYRLGALERGSVIEVDRQDGGVAVFTVDAVEVYEAEDFPDEKVYGAADRPELRVITCGGDYARGTGYQGNVVVFAHLTGSR, encoded by the coding sequence ATGCGCAGGATCGGCAACTCCGCGATAGCCGCGGTCACCGCACTCGCCCTCTGCTCCGGGGCGTGGCTGCTGCTCGACGGCACCGGCGCCGAGGCCCCGCCGCAACCGTCGGCCGCGCAGGCCGCCCGTGCCGGCGCCGGGCAGGCGGGGCGGGCGCCCGTGGCACCGGCGTTGCCGCCCTCCCCGCCCGACCGCGTCCGCATCCCGGCGATCGGAGTGGACGCCCCCATGACGGGCCTCGGACTGACACCGTCCGGCAGCCTCGACGTACCGCCCGCCGAGGACGAGAACCTGGCCGGCTGGTACGAGGCCGGCACCACCCCCGGCGAGACGGGCACCGCGATCGTCGCCGGGCACGTCGACAACGCCGAGGGGCCCGCCGTCTTCTACCGGCTGGGCGCACTGGAGAGGGGCTCGGTGATCGAGGTCGACCGGCAGGACGGCGGCGTCGCGGTGTTCACCGTGGACGCCGTCGAGGTGTACGAGGCCGAGGACTTCCCCGACGAGAAGGTCTACGGCGCGGCCGACCGGCCCGAACTGCGCGTGATCACCTGCGGCGGCGACTACGCGCGCGGTACCGGCTACCAGGGGAACGTGGTCGTCTTCGCCCACCTGACCGGCAGCCGGTGA
- a CDS encoding DUF6528 family protein codes for MRARTTWTRRGVLLGALGAGATAALHATGSGRATAAALPPLLVGDQKSRRVLLLDSATTTWEPSGDPASVRWEFTPEEDSRYDDLDPGHSWTYVSEVKSRTWQGKTYLLTTASYGFAAVVEHPGKNRYWAARVTDAAGTEKSNPHSIELLPDGNVAVALSGSGEVRLYAASRSPYATEYTSVPLTSAHGVHWDPATEMLWAVGSGQLAAYELNGPATGRTLVRAYATDLPGPVPGRAPGGHDLNAVAGEPDLFWVSTTDGLLQYSKSRRQFAPYVPSSCGGTLANVKAVSNAGATVALTAPDGGLDRTWWTRSVRVDNGPVPAHTLAGAAYGGIYKARWWQP; via the coding sequence ATGCGCGCCCGCACCACATGGACCCGCCGTGGCGTGCTGCTCGGAGCCCTCGGCGCCGGAGCGACCGCCGCACTGCACGCCACCGGCTCCGGACGGGCGACCGCGGCCGCACTGCCACCCCTGCTGGTGGGAGACCAGAAGTCCCGCCGGGTGCTGCTGCTCGACTCCGCGACGACGACGTGGGAACCGTCCGGCGATCCCGCCTCGGTGCGCTGGGAGTTCACTCCGGAAGAGGACAGCCGCTACGACGACCTGGACCCGGGCCACAGCTGGACCTACGTCAGCGAGGTCAAGTCCCGTACGTGGCAGGGGAAGACCTACCTGCTCACCACCGCGTCCTACGGCTTCGCCGCCGTCGTCGAACACCCAGGCAAGAACCGGTACTGGGCGGCCCGCGTGACGGACGCCGCGGGCACGGAGAAGTCCAACCCGCACAGTATCGAGCTGCTTCCCGACGGCAACGTGGCGGTGGCCCTCAGCGGGAGCGGCGAAGTCCGCCTGTACGCGGCCTCGCGGTCCCCGTACGCCACCGAGTACACCAGCGTCCCGCTCACCTCTGCCCACGGAGTCCACTGGGACCCCGCCACCGAGATGCTCTGGGCCGTCGGGTCCGGGCAGTTGGCGGCCTACGAGCTCAACGGGCCGGCCACCGGGCGGACGCTCGTGCGGGCCTACGCCACCGACCTGCCCGGACCGGTGCCGGGCCGGGCGCCGGGAGGTCACGACCTCAACGCCGTCGCGGGCGAGCCGGATCTCTTCTGGGTGTCGACCACGGACGGACTGCTTCAGTACTCGAAGTCCCGCCGGCAGTTCGCCCCCTACGTCCCCTCCTCGTGCGGGGGGACACTGGCGAACGTGAAGGCCGTGAGCAACGCGGGCGCCACCGTCGCCCTCACCGCCCCGGACGGCGGACTCGACAGAACCTGGTGGACCCGGTCCGTGCGCGTCGACAACGGCCCGGTGCCCGCCCACACCCTCGCCGGCGCCGCCTACGGCGGCATCTACAAGGCCAGGTGGTGGCAGCCGTGA
- a CDS encoding transglycosylase family protein encodes MRTFQRLMGLAVAAGVALPLTATTTAAQAASVTTWDKVAACESGGNWSINTGNGYYGGLQFSLSTWNAFGGGQYADYPHRATKKEQILTAEKVLAVQGEGAWPTCGPRAGLGGDTAEPYPDPPAPAAGSVWDRELSVSGQWQSAATHVDENTRINGFAAAGLPDGSLHVQTLVNGDVWNRVRSASGVWQKAATKIDDNGSLKGVSSAALPDGSLHVQTLVNGDVWNRVRSAEGVWGNAVKIDDNGGVTKVSSAALPDGSLHVQALVNGDVWDRTRRVDGTWTNATKIDDNGSIKDVAAAALPDGSLHVQALVNGDVWSRSRGAGGAWDRAAVKIDDNGGITDVSSAGLADGTLHVQAVVNGDVWDRTRRVGGSWTNASKIDDNGRIFDTYAAALPDGSMHVGTIV; translated from the coding sequence TTGCGTACCTTCCAGCGGCTCATGGGCCTCGCGGTCGCCGCCGGCGTCGCCCTCCCCCTCACCGCCACCACCACCGCGGCGCAGGCCGCCTCCGTCACCACCTGGGACAAGGTCGCCGCCTGCGAGAGCGGCGGGAACTGGAGCATCAACACGGGCAACGGCTACTACGGCGGCCTGCAGTTCTCCCTCAGTACCTGGAACGCCTTCGGAGGCGGGCAGTACGCCGACTACCCGCACCGGGCCACGAAGAAGGAACAGATCCTCACCGCCGAAAAGGTGCTCGCCGTTCAGGGCGAAGGCGCCTGGCCGACCTGCGGTCCCCGGGCCGGGCTCGGTGGCGACACCGCGGAACCCTACCCCGACCCGCCGGCCCCGGCAGCCGGTTCGGTGTGGGATCGGGAGCTGTCGGTGTCGGGGCAGTGGCAGTCGGCGGCGACGCATGTTGATGAGAACACGCGGATCAATGGGTTCGCGGCGGCGGGTCTGCCGGATGGTTCGTTGCATGTGCAGACGTTGGTGAACGGTGATGTGTGGAACCGGGTGCGGTCGGCGTCGGGGGTCTGGCAGAAGGCGGCGACGAAGATCGATGACAACGGGTCGTTGAAGGGTGTGTCGTCGGCGGCGTTGCCGGACGGGTCGCTGCATGTGCAGACGTTGGTGAACGGTGACGTGTGGAACCGGGTGCGGTCGGCGGAGGGTGTGTGGGGCAACGCGGTGAAGATCGACGACAACGGCGGGGTCACGAAGGTGTCTTCGGCGGCGTTGCCGGACGGGTCGCTGCATGTGCAGGCGTTGGTGAACGGTGACGTGTGGGACCGGACGCGTCGTGTCGACGGTACGTGGACGAACGCGACGAAGATCGACGACAACGGGTCGATCAAGGATGTCGCGGCGGCGGCGTTGCCGGACGGGTCGCTGCATGTGCAGGCGCTGGTGAACGGTGACGTCTGGAGCCGCTCTCGCGGCGCGGGCGGTGCCTGGGACCGTGCGGCGGTGAAGATCGACGACAACGGCGGTATCACGGACGTGTCCTCGGCGGGTCTGGCCGATGGGACGCTGCACGTCCAGGCCGTGGTCAACGGTGATGTGTGGGACCGCACCCGTCGCGTCGGCGGTTCCTGGACGAACGCCTCGAAGATCGACGACAACGGCCGCATCTTCGACACCTACGCCGCTGCCCTGCCCGACGGCAGCATGCACGTCGGAACCATCGTCTGA
- a CDS encoding NlpC/P60 family protein — MKNIRSPRHAAAVATVAAVAAGLTLATALPAVAETPAAVGAASDHGSPGQGPVTSARNSPSAFAAASSAAPAIKRSTVIARADSWVGKGLDYSWTGSHEGYRTDCSGYVSMAWNLDRSLTTPTFASAGVTETISKGELKAGDALLDDDAGASGHIVLFHKWANDAKTQYWGYEFTGSGVHHRQIPYPYFAGSGPYVPVRNKSIVDDAPAVEDGSVWDRELSVSGQWQSAATHVDENTRINGFAAAGLPDGSLHVQTLVNGDVWNRVRSASGVWQKAATKIDDNGSLKGVSSAALPDGSLHVQTLVNGDVWNRVRSAEGVWGNAVKIDDNGGVTKVSSAALPDGTLHVQALVNGDVWDRTRRVDGTWTNATKIDDNGSIKDVAAAALPDGSLHVQALVNGDVWSRSRGAGGAWDRAAVKIDDNGGITDVSSAGLADGTLHVQAVVNGDVWDRTRRVGGSWTNASKIDDNGRIFDTYAAALPDGSMHVGTIV; from the coding sequence TTGAAGAACATCAGAAGCCCTCGCCACGCGGCCGCGGTCGCCACGGTCGCCGCGGTCGCCGCCGGACTCACGCTCGCGACCGCGCTCCCCGCCGTCGCCGAGACCCCGGCGGCCGTCGGCGCCGCGTCCGACCACGGAAGCCCGGGGCAGGGCCCGGTGACGTCGGCGAGGAACTCGCCGTCCGCCTTCGCCGCGGCGAGCAGCGCGGCGCCGGCCATCAAGCGTTCGACGGTCATAGCCCGGGCGGACAGCTGGGTGGGGAAAGGGCTGGACTACAGCTGGACGGGCTCGCACGAGGGATACCGCACCGACTGCTCCGGATACGTCTCGATGGCCTGGAACCTGGACAGGTCGCTGACCACCCCCACCTTCGCGAGCGCGGGCGTCACCGAGACCATCAGCAAGGGCGAACTCAAGGCCGGTGACGCCCTGCTGGACGACGACGCGGGCGCCTCCGGGCACATCGTCCTGTTCCACAAGTGGGCCAATGACGCGAAGACGCAGTACTGGGGCTACGAGTTCACCGGGTCCGGCGTCCACCACCGGCAGATCCCCTACCCGTACTTCGCGGGCTCCGGCCCCTACGTCCCGGTGCGCAACAAGTCGATCGTCGACGACGCCCCGGCGGTGGAGGACGGTTCGGTGTGGGATCGGGAGCTGTCGGTGTCGGGGCAGTGGCAGTCGGCGGCGACGCATGTTGATGAGAACACGCGGATCAATGGGTTCGCGGCGGCGGGTCTGCCGGATGGTTCGTTGCATGTGCAGACGTTGGTGAACGGTGATGTGTGGAACCGGGTGCGGTCGGCGTCGGGGGTCTGGCAGAAGGCGGCGACGAAGATCGATGACAACGGGTCGTTGAAGGGTGTGTCGTCGGCGGCGTTGCCGGACGGGTCGCTGCATGTGCAGACGTTGGTGAACGGTGACGTGTGGAACCGGGTGCGGTCGGCGGAGGGTGTGTGGGGCAACGCGGTGAAGATCGACGACAACGGCGGGGTCACGAAGGTGTCTTCGGCGGCGTTGCCGGACGGCACGCTGCATGTGCAGGCGTTGGTGAACGGTGACGTGTGGGACCGGACGCGTCGTGTCGACGGTACGTGGACGAACGCGACGAAGATCGACGACAACGGGTCGATCAAGGATGTCGCGGCGGCGGCGTTGCCGGACGGGTCGCTGCATGTGCAGGCGCTGGTGAACGGTGACGTCTGGAGCCGCTCTCGCGGCGCGGGCGGTGCCTGGGACCGTGCGGCGGTGAAGATCGACGACAACGGCGGTATCACGGACGTGTCCTCGGCGGGTCTGGCCGATGGGACGCTGCACGTCCAGGCCGTGGTCAACGGTGATGTGTGGGACCGCACCCGTCGGGTCGGCGGTTCCTGGACGAACGCCTCGAAGATCGACGACAACGGCCGCATCTTCGACACCTACGCCGCTGCCCTGCCCGACGGCAGCATGCACGTCGGAACCATCGTCTGA